A genomic segment from Euzebya sp. encodes:
- a CDS encoding CapA family protein has protein sequence MDRQRDVVATTALGTAVAVLVAALAVGASAAPHAVAVETARPALGIAGHVTEMAAPAPTPWTGPSVVRQRTTPDRYTRPPTQPYRTFTVAATGDLLIHTPVRTRAALPGGGFDFAPQLAAAAADIAAADLAVCHLEVPLDPDGPYSSYPRFNAPAELAAGIATTGWDACSTASNHSADQGFDGVVQTLAALDAAAVAHEGMYRSEDEWRGLRLLDVDGIAVGLISATYGLNGLPAPGGHEWSVLRIDPTVILDRARSLRAAGAEVVIASLHWGAEYVHTPTTSQREVAAAVLGDGAVDAIIGHHAHVVQPVEWIAGRPVVYGLGNFLSGQRPTERRDGAVVTLEFSDSRTGWRVVAVHAQPTWVDDRYHVVLADPDAAGVLAASAQRTLGYLGVPLSPPPGPPDVHEPPPPPPRPHYERG, from the coding sequence GTGGACCGCCAGCGGGACGTCGTCGCGACGACCGCCCTCGGCACGGCAGTGGCCGTGCTGGTGGCCGCGCTCGCCGTGGGCGCGTCCGCGGCGCCGCACGCCGTCGCCGTGGAGACCGCCCGTCCCGCGCTGGGGATCGCCGGCCACGTCACCGAGATGGCCGCGCCGGCGCCCACGCCGTGGACGGGTCCGTCGGTCGTCCGGCAGCGGACCACGCCCGACCGCTACACCCGCCCGCCCACGCAGCCGTACCGCACGTTCACCGTGGCGGCCACCGGTGACCTGCTGATCCACACTCCCGTGCGCACGCGGGCGGCGCTGCCGGGCGGCGGGTTCGACTTCGCGCCCCAGCTCGCCGCGGCGGCGGCTGACATCGCCGCCGCCGACCTGGCCGTCTGCCACCTCGAGGTGCCCCTCGACCCGGATGGCCCCTACAGCTCGTACCCGCGCTTCAACGCCCCCGCGGAGCTGGCCGCCGGGATCGCCACGACCGGGTGGGACGCCTGCTCGACGGCGTCGAACCACTCCGCCGACCAGGGGTTCGACGGGGTCGTCCAGACCCTCGCGGCCCTCGACGCGGCGGCGGTCGCCCACGAGGGCATGTACCGCAGCGAGGATGAGTGGCGCGGCCTCCGGCTCCTCGACGTCGACGGCATCGCGGTCGGGCTGATCTCGGCGACCTACGGCCTGAACGGGCTGCCCGCGCCGGGAGGCCACGAGTGGTCGGTCCTCCGCATCGACCCGACGGTGATCCTCGATCGGGCCCGGTCCCTGCGAGCCGCCGGCGCGGAGGTCGTGATCGCGAGCCTCCACTGGGGTGCGGAGTACGTCCACACCCCGACGACGTCCCAGCGCGAGGTGGCCGCCGCAGTCCTCGGCGACGGCGCGGTGGACGCGATCATCGGCCACCACGCCCACGTCGTCCAGCCGGTCGAGTGGATCGCCGGCCGCCCGGTGGTCTACGGCCTGGGCAACTTCCTGTCCGGGCAGCGCCCGACCGAGCGGCGCGACGGCGCGGTCGTGACCCTCGAGTTCAGCGACTCCCGGACCGGCTGGCGCGTGGTCGCCGTGCACGCGCAGCCGACGTGGGTCGACGACCGCTACCACGTGGTGCTGGCCGACCCCGACGCCGCCGGCGTGCTGGCCGCGTCGGCCCAGCGGACGCTCGGGTACCTCGGCGTGCCGCTGTCGCCGCCGCCCGGACCGCCGGACGTCCACGAGCCCCCTCCCCCGCCGCCGCGGCCCCACTACGAGCGGGGATGA
- a CDS encoding Vms1/Ankzf1 family peptidyl-tRNA hydrolase, producing MTDATTLTTDPILQRYLATADATAYVPTTSAVQDAAQRFETALSNVRRAVAEVAGDDAADRMVAALEAHGHAEGRTLVGVVGGDAEDGDRVWHLADEIGEDVVGGPLPSLGRLLAAQQAWVPHVLVVLDRIGADIDVVQAQGVTQHGTIQGTKSHVTKSNPGGWSQRRFQQRADEHRDDNIESVTEALTDIVRATGIELVMVTGGPPDALSRLVDQLPQEIADHIVDLEAGGRAEDGSEDAVHTAVDAAVRREAARRRADAQRDVLAAVERGNGVTGREQVLEMLFEGRVDTLLVHHDSADGITAHFGDRPEQVAADSGTLHALDLPATRAPLVDVALRGAAATGATVVALVDAVAEVTDGLAASLRG from the coding sequence ATGACCGACGCGACCACCCTGACGACCGACCCGATCCTCCAGCGCTACCTGGCCACCGCCGACGCGACCGCCTACGTGCCCACCACCAGCGCCGTGCAGGACGCGGCCCAGCGGTTCGAGACCGCGCTCTCCAACGTGCGGCGCGCCGTGGCGGAGGTCGCGGGCGACGACGCCGCCGACCGCATGGTCGCCGCGCTCGAAGCCCACGGCCACGCGGAGGGCCGCACCCTCGTCGGCGTGGTCGGCGGGGATGCCGAGGACGGCGACCGCGTCTGGCACCTGGCCGACGAGATCGGTGAGGACGTGGTCGGCGGGCCCCTCCCCTCCCTCGGTCGGCTGCTCGCCGCCCAGCAGGCATGGGTGCCCCACGTCCTGGTCGTGCTCGACCGGATCGGCGCCGACATCGACGTCGTGCAGGCCCAGGGCGTCACCCAGCACGGCACGATCCAGGGCACCAAGAGCCATGTGACCAAGTCGAACCCCGGCGGGTGGTCGCAGCGCCGCTTCCAGCAGCGCGCCGACGAGCACCGGGACGACAACATCGAGTCGGTCACCGAGGCGCTGACCGATATCGTGCGGGCGACCGGGATCGAGCTCGTGATGGTCACCGGCGGGCCGCCCGACGCCCTGTCGCGGCTGGTGGACCAGCTGCCGCAGGAGATCGCCGACCACATCGTCGACCTCGAGGCCGGCGGCCGCGCCGAGGACGGGTCCGAGGACGCGGTGCACACCGCCGTCGACGCCGCGGTGCGCCGCGAGGCCGCCCGCCGGCGCGCCGACGCCCAGCGGGACGTGCTGGCCGCCGTCGAGCGGGGGAACGGCGTGACCGGCCGCGAGCAGGTCCTCGAGATGCTGTTCGAGGGACGCGTCGACACCCTCCTGGTCCACCACGACAGCGCTGACGGCATCACCGCCCACTTCGGGGACCGCCCCGAGCAGGTGGCGGCGGACTCCGGCACCCTCCACGCCCTCGACCTGCCCGCGACGCGCGCGCCGCTGGTCGACGTGGCGCTCCGCGGCGCGGCGGCGACCGGCGCGACGGTCGTCGCGCTGGTCGACGCGGTGGCTGAGGTGACCGACGGGTTGGCGGCCAGCCTCCGCGGCTAG
- a CDS encoding ANTAR domain-containing protein — protein sequence MDPRENRDRELLQLLVRFATTVVTDYTAEAALDRLVAQVPELLEVDGAGIMLEDDAGELRFVSASDDMVRLIEEYQIQTGQGPCVSAYVAGEHVAIDDLADETPFPDFADVAINGGLRAVHSFPMLLGGRRVGALNLYREKPGPLPEDGIELGQLFADVATAYLFSARAQGRLTSQIEGLRQAIAENGAVDQAKGVLMHTFDLDDREAFGALRRFARANRRRVLDVAQDVMSGTLVPSDIIPG from the coding sequence ATGGATCCCCGGGAGAACCGCGACCGCGAGCTGCTGCAGCTGCTGGTCCGCTTCGCCACGACGGTCGTGACCGACTACACCGCCGAAGCCGCGCTCGACCGCCTCGTTGCGCAGGTCCCCGAGCTCCTCGAGGTCGACGGGGCCGGCATCATGCTCGAGGACGACGCCGGCGAGCTGCGGTTCGTCTCGGCGTCGGACGACATGGTGCGCCTGATCGAGGAGTACCAGATCCAGACCGGCCAGGGCCCCTGCGTCAGCGCCTACGTCGCCGGCGAGCACGTCGCGATCGACGACCTCGCCGACGAGACCCCGTTCCCCGACTTCGCCGACGTGGCCATCAACGGCGGCCTGCGGGCCGTCCACAGCTTCCCGATGCTGCTCGGGGGCCGACGGGTCGGGGCGCTGAACCTCTACCGCGAGAAGCCCGGTCCCCTCCCCGAGGACGGGATCGAGCTGGGCCAGCTGTTCGCCGACGTCGCGACCGCCTACCTGTTCAGCGCGCGCGCGCAGGGGAGGCTGACCAGCCAGATCGAGGGGCTGCGGCAGGCGATCGCAGAGAACGGCGCCGTCGACCAGGCGAAGGGCGTGCTGATGCACACCTTCGACCTCGACGACCGGGAGGCCTTCGGCGCGCTCCGCCGCTTCGCGAGGGCCAACCGGCGGCGCGTGCTGGACGTCGCCCAGGACGTCATGTCGGGGACCCTCGTCCCGTCGGACATCATCCCCGGCTGA
- a CDS encoding sigma-70 family RNA polymerase sigma factor — protein MSALLHDAAQQRLTKDELHELVLRYQDEGDDRDAEAVLVQIEPLILSRVRRVLRRTTEFDDLYQTARMAAFRAMERWRPDGGASFTTYATRTMDGSLKRYFRDRMWDVHVTRAAKNRSLRVTTFKRHFESDHGRSPTLPELADFSGMTIEEVHEGLEAAGAYTSDSLDVPVGEDGAELGDLIPDEQPTTDRELLMDVYEAIRDLPDRQRRIVYLSYFRGLTQREIAKRVGCSQMHVSRLLRRSLKAVREDLVVDE, from the coding sequence GTGTCAGCACTTCTGCACGACGCAGCCCAGCAACGCCTCACGAAGGACGAGCTCCACGAGTTGGTGCTCCGCTACCAGGACGAGGGCGACGACCGCGACGCCGAGGCGGTCCTCGTCCAGATCGAGCCGCTCATCCTCTCGCGGGTCCGCCGCGTGCTGCGCCGCACGACCGAGTTCGACGACCTCTACCAGACCGCCCGCATGGCGGCGTTCCGCGCGATGGAGCGCTGGCGCCCCGACGGCGGTGCCTCGTTCACCACCTACGCCACCCGCACGATGGACGGCTCGCTCAAGCGGTACTTCCGCGACCGCATGTGGGACGTCCACGTCACCCGCGCGGCGAAGAACCGCTCGCTGCGGGTCACCACCTTCAAGCGCCACTTCGAGTCCGACCACGGCCGGTCCCCGACCCTCCCCGAGCTCGCCGACTTCAGCGGCATGACCATCGAGGAGGTCCACGAGGGCCTCGAGGCCGCCGGCGCCTACACCTCGGACTCCCTCGACGTCCCCGTCGGCGAGGACGGCGCCGAGCTCGGCGACCTGATCCCCGACGAGCAGCCCACGACCGACCGCGAGCTGCTGATGGACGTCTACGAGGCGATCCGCGACCTGCCCGACCGGCAGCGCCGCATCGTCTACCTCTCCTACTTCCGCGGCCTGACCCAGCGGGAGATCGCCAAGCGGGTCGGCTGCAGCCAGATGCACGTCTCCCGTCTGCTGCGCCGCAGCCTGAAGGCGGTCCGCGAGGACCTGGTCGTCGACGAGTAG
- a CDS encoding MBL fold metallo-hydrolase, translated as MTWSDPVVETVLPGVHRAPVPLPHDGLRAINTYLIEDGDGVTMIDAGWDSPLAREAVDAGLAAAGAEIGDVRRILVTHIHYDHVGQATELVRAGAGGYWLGTHETDSFKSVVDDPYAAWRERLAQLRRHGGAELADNREVEPPSLEPVDWDEPIHWAEDGDRYDGGSEPIHAIHTPGHTNGHLCFEHEGRRVLFSGDHVLPHITPSIGFESITNRMALADFLSSLARVRTMDVDLVLPAHGEPFTDLAGRVDELTAHHDTRLAHCVAAIGPGGTADAYQVAGRLGWTRRETPFEQLDLFNKVLATWETAAHLELLAARGELTRDDDGPTITFTAPSPDATG; from the coding sequence ATGACCTGGAGCGACCCCGTCGTCGAGACCGTCCTGCCCGGCGTGCACCGCGCCCCCGTGCCGCTGCCGCACGACGGGCTCCGCGCGATAAACACCTACCTGATCGAGGACGGGGACGGGGTGACGATGATCGACGCCGGGTGGGACTCCCCGCTCGCGCGGGAAGCCGTCGACGCCGGCCTGGCCGCGGCCGGCGCGGAGATCGGCGACGTCCGCCGGATCCTGGTCACCCACATCCACTACGACCACGTCGGGCAGGCCACGGAGCTGGTCCGGGCGGGGGCCGGTGGCTACTGGCTGGGGACACACGAGACCGACTCGTTCAAGAGCGTCGTCGATGACCCGTACGCGGCGTGGCGCGAGCGGTTGGCGCAGCTGCGCCGCCACGGCGGCGCGGAGCTGGCGGACAACCGGGAGGTGGAACCGCCCTCCCTCGAGCCCGTCGACTGGGACGAGCCCATCCACTGGGCAGAGGACGGGGACCGCTACGACGGAGGATCCGAGCCGATCCACGCGATCCACACACCCGGGCACACGAACGGCCACCTGTGCTTCGAGCACGAGGGCAGGCGGGTGCTCTTCTCCGGCGACCACGTCCTGCCGCACATCACCCCCTCCATCGGCTTCGAGAGCATCACCAACCGGATGGCGCTGGCGGACTTCCTGTCCTCCCTCGCCCGGGTCCGGACGATGGACGTGGATCTGGTCCTGCCCGCCCACGGCGAGCCGTTCACCGACCTGGCCGGCCGGGTCGACGAGCTGACCGCGCACCACGACACGCGGCTGGCGCACTGCGTCGCGGCGATCGGACCCGGCGGGACCGCCGACGCCTACCAGGTCGCCGGCCGGCTCGGCTGGACGCGGCGGGAGACGCCGTTCGAGCAGCTCGACCTGTTCAACAAGGTGTTGGCGACGTGGGAGACCGCCGCCCACCTCGAGCTGCTCGCCGCCCGCGGTGAGCTGACCCGCGACGACGACGGTCCGACGATCACGTTCACCGCCCCCTCCCCCGACGCGACCGGCTGA
- a CDS encoding response regulator translates to MTHSLIVDDRRFIAEAYRSLLVDVGHDVTVQTDPTAVTAASLREDPPDMAFVDLSFPDHELNGLDVLLALHDEVPQARAVILTQADAPFQELLRCAWDALPLAGAISKDLLPADFARAVRALEAGEVVVDPLIKLYLPARRRTERTLDAYGRLMAHAGHAELWVALATAEDPPDYATLAAQLGKKHNTIKNYRDDLATYLMAFGMDTGTSLVDLHRFARTCRPLLLRAAAPHVRGRVAGGAR, encoded by the coding sequence ATGACCCACAGCCTGATCGTCGACGACCGCCGGTTCATCGCCGAGGCCTACCGGAGCCTCCTGGTCGACGTCGGCCACGACGTGACCGTCCAGACCGACCCGACGGCGGTGACCGCGGCGTCCCTCCGGGAGGACCCACCCGACATGGCGTTCGTGGACCTGTCCTTCCCCGACCACGAGCTGAACGGCCTCGACGTCCTGCTCGCGCTCCACGACGAGGTCCCGCAGGCGAGGGCGGTGATCCTGACCCAGGCCGACGCCCCGTTCCAGGAGCTGCTCCGCTGCGCCTGGGACGCCCTGCCCCTGGCCGGTGCGATCTCGAAGGACCTGCTGCCGGCGGACTTCGCGCGGGCGGTCCGGGCGCTCGAGGCGGGCGAGGTGGTCGTCGACCCGCTCATCAAGCTCTACCTGCCGGCCCGCCGGCGGACCGAGCGGACCCTCGACGCCTACGGCCGGCTGATGGCCCACGCCGGCCACGCCGAGCTCTGGGTCGCGCTCGCCACCGCCGAGGACCCGCCGGACTACGCGACGTTGGCGGCCCAGCTCGGCAAGAAGCACAACACGATCAAGAACTACCGGGACGACCTGGCCACCTACCTGATGGCGTTCGGCATGGACACCGGCACGTCCCTCGTCGACCTGCACCGCTTCGCGCGGACCTGCCGCCCGCTGCTGCTCCGCGCCGCCGCCCCCCACGTCCGCGGTCGCGTCGCCGGGGGTGCGCGATGA